Below is a window of Rariglobus hedericola DNA.
TTGCCGAACGTTTGAGGTCAGACACGAATCGCGCTGGCGCGGAATGTGCGGCTCGGAGCACATTCCGTGACAGTGCGGTTCGTTGTCTGTAGTGACTGGTTGGGCTCCGTAGTCTTTTCTTTCTGAGTGCGATATGGATTCATACGCCGGTGGTTCGATTTCTTTTCGGGCTGATGGTCTGTAATTTAATAACGCTTCGCCCCGTCGCTTCTCATCCGATGTCTGGCGACTCTTTCTTTTCCGATATTTTGGGTTTCCGATTCACTGGCGTCTTTCGCTTTCCGTAGTCCGAATTTTCCGTTTTCCGTCTGCTCTATACGCTTTCGATTACTGGTTCTATCTTTGCCCAACGCTTTAGATCAGACATTTCGTGCGGTGGCACACAAAGCGGCTCCGCCGCGACTGTGACACTGCACGAAATTGTCTGTAACGACTGGTTGGGCTCCGTGGTTTTCATTTTCCGTGGGATACTGTGATAATACGCCCATCGGCTTTCGAGATTTCAGCCTCAGCTGCGCCGCCTTTCCGTCCTTTCTTATTGGAGCCTGCGACATACCAAACTCCATTACGAAGCTCTGCCTTGTATGGCTTCTGATTCTGGATTTTTTCTTCTCCGTAAATCGGATTCCAGATGGCAATAGCTACCGAAATTGCTGTTTTTTCGTCAGGGATGAATCCGCCTACAGGTGTAAAAGTCTGATTTTGATCTTCGGCATTGGCAGTCAGGCAAATGCTGAAAACTAAGAAAACGATAGATAGAAAACGGCTCATCTTATTTTGCCCAACAGTGTTATTAGCCTGCACTCAGTGCAGCATATTGACGGAAGGAAATCAGCGATTTTAGGCTGATTTTGTTATGTAAATTATTCATATTCAATGTATGAAACTTTTGAGTGCAGGTTTTTATGGGTTGATTGTGACCTGCGAAAAGCTGCACTGGGGTTATGGCTACCAAATGGCAAGACGAGCGTGAGGCGGTGAGATTTCCTGAGTGGGGCGTGGTATTGGCTCAGTTGAAAATCGGGGAGGAGGCAAAGGAAGCTGTCCGGCATGGGGTTTATGCGTATTTGCGATGGTGTAAGCAGAAGAGGACTTTTGCCTGCATAGCGACTGCAAAAAGCTATATTTTAGAGGTTGAGGCGGCGGGGGATAATCCGGGAAAGCCGGCGTTGAGGTGGTTTTTCAATGAGGCTTGGAATGCGAAGACGGGTGGCTTGGAGAAGACGGAGGGCGGAGGACACAAAGCGGAGGTGAAGGAGCCGGTTGAGTTAAAGGTCGAAACGGCGGCTGCCGTTCCGCTACCGGTAAAGGAGCAGCGAGCGATGGAGCCGGGGCCGGCGGCGAAGGATATGGGGGCAAATGATTGGGAACGAAAGTTAGTTGAGGCATTGCGCACCAAGGGGATGAGCTGGCGCACGGAGGAAACTTACCGAGGGTGGGCGGTGCGGTTTGCTAAGTTTATCGAGCCGCGAGAGCCCCAGGCGGCGGGTGCGGGGGATGTGGAGGCGTTTTTGACGGATATGGCCGTGCAGTGGCGGGCAAGTGCTTCGACGCAGCGTCAGGCGCTCAATGCGTTGGTGTTTTTGATGCAAGGGGCATTGGGCATTCATTTGGGCGAGTTGTCATTTCGGCGGGCGGCAAAGGGGGCATCGATGCCGATGGCGTTGAGTCGCGACGAGGTGAAGCGGTTGTTTGAGCAGTTGGAGGGCACGTCCCGGCTGATGGCGGAACTGGCTTACGGGAGCGGGTTGCGGCTAATGGAGATGCTGCGGTTGCGGGTGCATCACCTGGATTTGGAGCGGTGTCAGCTCAAGGTATTCGCCGGCAAGGGTGACAAGGACCGCTTGACGGTGCTGCCGGAGTCGTTGGTGGAGCCGTTGCGCAAACATGTGGACAGGTTGCGCGAGTTGTTCAGGGCGGATCGGGAGGCGAAGTTGCCCGGAGTGTGGCTGCCGGAGGGGCTTAATAAAAAATACCCGAGGGCGGGTGAACAGTGGGAGTGGCAGTGGCTGTTTCCGTCGCGGGAAACCAGTGTAGATCCGGTGTCCGGGGTGAGGCGTCGTCATCATGCGGTGGATTCGACGTTTCAGCGGATAATCAAGAAGGCGCAGTCTGCCGCGAAAATCGACAAGCGGATCACGCCTCATGTGCTCAGGCATAGTTTTGCCACGCATCTTTTGGAAAATGGCGTGGATATCCGCACGGTGCAGGACTTGCTCGGGCATACCAGTGTGGAGACGACGCAGAAGTATCTTCATGTGATGAAGAAACCGGGCTTGGGGGTGCGGAGTCCGTTGGATGCTTAACGGAAGGCGGAGGACGGACGGAAAACCTGAAGGCTGAGACTTGAAACCTGAAGTCGGAGGACGGAGTCGAAACGGAGGACGGAAGACGGAGGACTGACGGAGGGCTGAGACTGGAGACTTGAAACCTGAGGACGGACGGCAGACCTGAGAGCGGAGACTTGAGACCTGAAATCGGAGGTGCGGAGCGGGCGTGGGCTAGCCTCGCCCTACAGGACGGAACGACGGGGCGGCCTCACACGAGGTGAGGCCCTACAGGGTCGGCGGCGTCTTGATCGCCTCCCCTTTCGCTCTCACGCTGACCCTTTTTTCCAAACAGTGCTTAAACTATTTCACCACGGGCAAGCCGGCTTTGGTCCAGGCGCCGAAGCCGCCGATGAGGGACGAGACGCGGGTGTAGCCCATTTTTTGCAGGTTCTCGGCGGAGAGCGCGGAGCGGTTGCCGCCGGCGCAGGAAAGGACGATCGGAGTCGTCACGTCGGGCACTGCTTCTTCGATGCTGCCTTCCAGCACGCCGCGGCTGATGTGGAGCGCTTCGGGGGCGTGGCCGGCGTCCCATTCGTCGGTCTCGCGGATGTCGATGAGCAGCGGTTTGCCGGCCGTGGCGGTGGACTTCACATAATTCTCAATCGTGACTTCGTGAATGCGGGTTTTCACATCGGCGAGGAGGCGGCGGTAGCGGTCGTTGCTCATGGGCGTTAATCGGTCGGGAAAATATCAGGCGAGCAGGCGGGCGGCGAGTTGACGGGCTTGGACGCGGATTTCGGGCGCGGCGGTGGATTCCCACAGCACGCCTTTCAAGGGGGCACCGATGGCGAAGAGCCAGTGGCTGAGGCCGGCGCGGTAGCGGTAAACTTCACCGGCGGGCGTCGCGTGAAGACCGAGGGCGAGCGGGTCGTGGTCGATCAGGCCGCGGGCGAGCAGGTTGATGTAGAGCGGGTGCTGATATTTCGAATAATCGGTGCGCGGGCCGGTGCAGTTGATGACTTTGGCCACGGTGAGCGTGACGAGATCCTCGGTGCCATGTTTGCGGAAAACCGCCTCGGCGGCGACGGGGGTTTCTTTCAACGACTGGAGGCGGCCGGCGTAGAATTTCACGCGGCCGGCGTCGGCCAGGCGGTCGATGGTCGCGGCAACCTGCGGTGCGATGCGGTGGCGGTGCACTTCCCAGAACGGACGCACATGGCGCATGAAGCGCGCGCGTTCGTCCCATGAGAACCCTTGCCAAAGTGCATGCGAAAACGGGCGCACCGAATCCACCACGGCGCGCCAATCACCGCCGTGGCGGATCTCGGCGCGCAGGAGATGCATCAATTGGCGCACGGTGGTCGGGAGCGCGTTGGCATCGAGGAAGGCCGGATGGGCGGGCGTGCCGGGGCGATGGGGATGCGGGCGGAGTCCGCGGCGGGAGAGCGCGTGGACGGTGCCGCGGTGGCCGAGCTGGTCGAGTTGAACGATGATGTCGTTGGCGGTGAGGCCCGCGCCGACGATGAGGACGTCCTGATCCTTGCCGATACCGTCGAGCACCTCGGGCCGCCACGGCACATGGACGTAGCGGCGGCCGTGATAAAACGGGAGCGAGCGGCGGATCGGGTATTCGCCGGGGAGCACGCCGAGCGCGAGCACGACGCGGTCGGCGTCGAGGGTGCGGCCGTCGGCGAGGAGCAGGCGGACGTTGCCCTCGGGGCGTTCCTCGATGTCGGTGAGTTCACCGGCGATGTTGGAGAAACGCACGGTGTCGGGCGCCTGCGCACGGGCTTCGGCGAAGACGGAAGCGATATAATCGCCGTAGATCTGGCGCGGGAGAAAATCACTCGGCGACACCTGGTCGGGATAACCGAGGCGCCCCACCCTGCCCTCCAGCCAGTGCACGAAATGGTCGGGCTGGTCGGCAAACGCACTCATGCGCGCAGCGGGAACGTTGAGCAGGTGCTCCTTGCACTCGGTGCCGTAGGCCACGCCGCGACCCACGGGCGGGTTGCGCTCGATCAGGCTGATCTGGGTGCCGGCGGGAGCCGTGCGCAGCAGATGCACAACAACGAGCGTGCCGCTGAGTCCGCCGCCAACGACAACGATGTGCCGCGGAGATTTTTCGGTGGTGGCCATGGGTGGGAAAGGCTGGCGTTGAATAAGGACGAGGCTAGCGAAACGCGCCGGTGGTGGAGAATGTCACGCGATCACGACGCGAACGTCACGAAGAGCGGGCTGGTCCAGACTTTGTGGTCGTCGCGTTCGCGGGCGAAGAGGTAGAGGGCGCGGTGGCCGTGCGGGCCGTTGACGGGTTCGACGGTGTGCGAACCTGTGACGCGCAACGGCAGCGGGCGATCGGTCAGACGCTCGACGGCGACAAAAAGTTCCGCGCCGCCGAGTTCCCAACGCACATCATCGTTGGCCAGGAGATCCGCGCCGGAAACCACCTGAGCGGTGCCGGGCGTATGCGTGTCGATGTTACGCTCCATGGCGGGACCGGTTTTGTTGTAGGCATCGATGTCGAGGTGCAGGTCGATGCGCGCGGCGGCGAGATCATCCACCTCGATCTCGACGTGATCGGCGTCGCCATACGTGTCGGTGCGCACTTCAAACACGCCGGGGGACGTCTGCTTCACCGTTTCCTCGGGGTGCTCGCAACCGCGCACCGTAAACGATTTCACGGCGGTGCCGGTGACCACGATGATGCCGCGCCACTCGGCCCAGCGGTAGCGGTCTTTGATGCGCGCGCCGCCCCAACGCACGCGGAAGCGGTTGCGCGCGAGACCGGACTCCGCATCGAGATCGCGGGTGAGTAACACCGTGCCTTGGTCATCGCGCAACTCGAGGCGTTCCCAACCGGCGTCGCCCAACACGTCGTAGTTCAACGTGAGCGGACCGGTGTGAGTGAAGTGATCGCCCTGCGGATGGCCGTAGCCCGACAACAACGCGACGGCGCGGCGGCCGGTGGTCGCCCACGTGTGGCGGGCACGCAACGCGCGGCCGACGGCGGTGGCGGTGATTTCATCGGCGATGAAACCGGTGACGCCGCCATGCGTGCCAAACGAACCGACGCCGGGCGCGCCGCCACCGGGACGACCGCGATGCTCGTCGCCGGCGGCAGAGGCACCGACTTTAAGACCGCGGGCGAGCGCGTCTTTGTAGAACCAATCGAAGTGGCCCCACGACGAGGCGATTTCCACGAGGCGCTCGAGCGCGGCGTCGTGCCAGTCGAAGATCGCGCGGCGTCCGCCAACATGCGGGATGAGCAGGACGTTGTCGCCCATGTCGCGGTAGGCGTTGTGCAGCTCGCTGGCCGACCAGAGATCGGCTTCCTGACCGCGGCTCTTGGTGGTATCCTCGTTCCAATCGAAGACGCGCATGCTCTTGCCGTTTTTATCGAGCGGGAAACGCACCTCTTCGCCGAGGAAGATGACGTTGCGATCACCACCGACGGCGCTGCTGCCGCACCACTCGGTGCCGGGGAAACAGAGAAACGTGCCGGGGGCGTTGAGCTCGCGGCAGATTTTTACGGCGTCGGCCCAGCGGTCGGCGCGAACGTTAAAATCGTTGGCCGTGTAGCCGACCACATCGAGGCCGGCGGCATCACGGGCGAAAGATAAATTGTAGCGCGTGTCGTTGATGCCGACCGTGTCCTCGGAGTGGACGTGCAGATCGGCGAAATGCGCGCGCACGGCGGGCGTGGCCGGATCGACCGTGAGCGGCGCAACCGTGCCATCGACGACCAGCTCGTAATCGCCGGCCTCGTCCAAGACGAGCGGCACGCGGGCCCACGCGCCGGAGTGATCGGCCCACGACAGCGGATGCGTGGACAACACGCGGCCGTCGCGACGCACTTCGAGGACGGACGGCGCGGCGTTGACCGAGGCGAGATTGCCCCACGCATCGTCGAGACGGTAGGTTGCGTTAAAAGGCGTGCCGGGGCGCACGAGGCGCGGCGAAAGCAACACGGCGCGCGCGGCGGCACCGGCGCGGATGGCGAGCGTAATGTCTCCGGGGACGGGTGAAAAACGCGAGGCACCGGCGGTGTCGACGAACACTCGAAAGCGGAAAACCTCCTCGACGAACGTCTGCACGCGCGTGCCGGGGCCGCCGAAACTGCGATCGCCGAGACGAATCTCGATGCGGTCGCCGGGCTTCAGGTAGCCGTCGATGATGTCGATGATGACGGCCTTTTGGTAAGGGCGTTCGTGGCCCTTTTGGTCGAAGCGGACCTTGAGTGCGCGGACGGTAGCGGGGCTTTCATCGGGGAACGTGGCGCGCGGGACGTAGCTCGCGGTGAGGTAGTTGGCGGCCTGCGGATGCGTGGTCTGGAACGGAGCCCAGTCGGAGTAAAATTTAAAGACCAGCTTGAGCCACGCGCCATCGGCCATGGCGGCGGAGCCGACCTCGTAAGTGACGAGGATTTCCTCATAGGCGCCGGCGATCACCTCGTGGTGCGTGGAGGTGACGCGACCGAGGAACGGCAGCGTTTTCAGGTAGGCGGAATAGGCTTCGGGATAAGGCATGGTGGTGGTGGTTGCCTCTGCGTGGGACGAAAAATCGGGTGGAATTTATTCTGAGTTCAGGCCGGTGCCCTCGGCGAGGCGGCGCGCTTCGCGGCGCTCCACCCAGGTTTTCACGAGCATGGTGACGAGGGCGATGGACGTGAGAATGGAGGCGACGGCGAACGCGCCGGTTTGCGAGGCGTCGTCGAAGAGCATGTGGATCTGCAGTGTCATCGTGTTGGTCTCGCCGCGCACGGCGCCCGACACGACGGCCACTGAACCGAACTCACCGAGACTGCGCGCGAAGGTGAGCGAGATACCGTAGATGAGCGCCCACTTGATGTTGGGCAGCGTGACCTTGAGAAATGTTTTCCAACCGCTTGCGCCGAGGGAAATGGCGGCGAGTTCCTCGCTCGTGCCCTGCGTCTGCATGAGCGGCAACACTTCGCGGAAAACGAACGGCATCGTCACGATCGTGGTGACGATCACGATGGCCGGAACGGAGAACACGAACCGAAACTCGTAGCCGAAAAAGATGAGTTCGTGATCGGAGAGCCATTCGCCGAGCAGCCCCTGCATGCCGAAGACAAACAGGTAGGCGATGCCGATCACGATGGGCGAAATGGAGAGCGGCAACTCGATCAAACTCGTGAGCAGCCGGCGTCCGGGGAAATCGAACTTGGCAATCGTCCACGCGGCCATGATGCCGAAGACGGTATTGACCGGCACGGCGACGAGCGCGGCCAGCAACGTGAGCCAGATCGCATGGACCGTTTCCTGGTTTTTCAGGTGACCGACATAAACGGTCCAACCCTCACGCAGGGCGTAATAAAATACGGCGACCAACGGCAGGAGGATCAGCAACGCGGTGAGCGAAGTGCCGATCACGACGAGGGCGATGCGGCGCGGGTGACCGGCAATCGAGGCGCGCGGAGTCTGGCTGGCGGTGACGTTCATCCGTGGAGCCTCCGGTAAAGACGGCCTTGGATGATATTCATCACGACCAGCACGACGAGGGCGGAGGCCAGGATGACGGTGGCGAGCGCGGCGGCGCCGGCGTAATCGCTTTCACCGACGCGGATGTAAATGAGCAGCGAGCTGATCTCGGTTTTAAACGGCAGGTTGCCCGCGATGAACACGACCGCGCCGAATTCGCCGAGCGCACGCACCAGTGAAAGCGTGGTCCCCGCGAGCAATGCCGGCAGGAGCTCCGGCAGAATGACCTTCCAAAACGTGAGCACCTGCCCGGCGCCCAGATTCATCGAGGCCTCTTCCAAGTGTGGATCGAGGTCGGCCAGCACGGGCTGCACGGTGCGCACAACAAAAGGAAAACTGGTAAACGTCATCGCGATGACCATGCCGGGAAGCGCATAGGAAATTTTCCAGCCAAACGGCGCGAAGAGCTGGCCGATCAAGCCGGTGGGCACGAGGAGCGTGGCGAGCGTGAGACCAGCCACGGCGGTGGGCAGCGCGAACGGCAGATCGACGGCGGCGTCGAGAAACCGGCGTCCGGGAAAATCATAACGCACCAGAATCCACGCGACGAGCAGGCCGAGGATGACGTTGAAGAACGTCGCGAGCAAAGCGGAGGTGAGCGTGACCTTGTAAGTGGCGACGGCGCGCGGATCGGAGATGTAGGACCAGAACTCGGCCCACGACAGACCGGCGGCTTTCAGGACCAGCGCACCCAGCGGCAACAGCGTCGCAAAGCTCAAAAAGAGCAGAGTGCCGCCCAGCGTGTAACCGAAGCCGGGAATGACTCTTTGGTGCGACATGGGATCGAAGAAAATAAACGAAAGACCCACGGCCTGCGCAGGGCACGCGAAATCCAGCCCGATGCTGAATTTTCCGGCACTGGCGCAAACCGTGGGCGCGCGGGAAACGACTTAACGCGCGGCGGCGATCTCCTTGAGCAAGGTGTCCACCAAGGCACCGTTATCGAAGAAATCGGTGGTGGCTTTGGCCCAGCCGCCGAAGGTCGAGTCAACCTCGAGGACCTTCACCGGGGCGAACTTGTCGGCGTAGCGCTTGGCGACCTCTTCGTTGCGCGGACGGTAGAAATTGCGGGCGACGATCTCCTGGGCCTCGGGGGTGTAGAGATAATCGAGGTAGGCTTTGGAAACGGCCTCGGTGCCCTTTTTCTTGGCGACCTTGTCGACCACGGCGACGGGGAACTCGGAGAGGATGCTCACGCTGGGGGTGATGACTTCGAACTTACCGGACGCCGCAAAAGCGCTGGTCTCGGATTCGAAGGTGACAAGGACGTCGCCGATCTCGCGCTCGGTGAAAGTCGAGGTCGCGGCGCGGCCGCCGGATTCGAACACCACGACGTTGGCGAGGATGCCCTTCAGGAGCTCGCGGGCCTTGGCGGTGTCGCCACCGCTGGCTTCGAGACCGGCGGCGTAGTAAGCGAGAACTGCATAGCGGCCGTTGCCGCCGGTCTTGGGGTTGACCTGCACGATGGTCACGCCGGGTTTGGCGAGATCGGACCAATCCTTGATGGCCTTGGGGTTGCCCTTGCGGACGAGGATCGAGTGCACCGAGTAGAACGGCGAA
It encodes the following:
- a CDS encoding NTF2 fold immunity protein — protein: MSRFLSIVFLVFSICLTANAEDQNQTFTPVGGFIPDEKTAISVAIAIWNPIYGEEKIQNQKPYKAELRNGVWYVAGSNKKGRKGGAAEAEISKADGRIITVSHGK
- a CDS encoding integron integrase; amino-acid sequence: MATKWQDEREAVRFPEWGVVLAQLKIGEEAKEAVRHGVYAYLRWCKQKRTFACIATAKSYILEVEAAGDNPGKPALRWFFNEAWNAKTGGLEKTEGGGHKAEVKEPVELKVETAAAVPLPVKEQRAMEPGPAAKDMGANDWERKLVEALRTKGMSWRTEETYRGWAVRFAKFIEPREPQAAGAGDVEAFLTDMAVQWRASASTQRQALNALVFLMQGALGIHLGELSFRRAAKGASMPMALSRDEVKRLFEQLEGTSRLMAELAYGSGLRLMEMLRLRVHHLDLERCQLKVFAGKGDKDRLTVLPESLVEPLRKHVDRLRELFRADREAKLPGVWLPEGLNKKYPRAGEQWEWQWLFPSRETSVDPVSGVRRRHHAVDSTFQRIIKKAQSAAKIDKRITPHVLRHSFATHLLENGVDIRTVQDLLGHTSVETTQKYLHVMKKPGLGVRSPLDA
- a CDS encoding rhodanese-like domain-containing protein — translated: MSNDRYRRLLADVKTRIHEVTIENYVKSTATAGKPLLIDIRETDEWDAGHAPEALHISRGVLEGSIEEAVPDVTTPIVLSCAGGNRSALSAENLQKMGYTRVSSLIGGFGAWTKAGLPVVK
- a CDS encoding FAD/NAD(P)-binding protein, whose amino-acid sequence is MATTEKSPRHIVVVGGGLSGTLVVVHLLRTAPAGTQISLIERNPPVGRGVAYGTECKEHLLNVPAARMSAFADQPDHFVHWLEGRVGRLGYPDQVSPSDFLPRQIYGDYIASVFAEARAQAPDTVRFSNIAGELTDIEERPEGNVRLLLADGRTLDADRVVLALGVLPGEYPIRRSLPFYHGRRYVHVPWRPEVLDGIGKDQDVLIVGAGLTANDIIVQLDQLGHRGTVHALSRRGLRPHPHRPGTPAHPAFLDANALPTTVRQLMHLLRAEIRHGGDWRAVVDSVRPFSHALWQGFSWDERARFMRHVRPFWEVHRHRIAPQVAATIDRLADAGRVKFYAGRLQSLKETPVAAEAVFRKHGTEDLVTLTVAKVINCTGPRTDYSKYQHPLYINLLARGLIDHDPLALGLHATPAGEVYRYRAGLSHWLFAIGAPLKGVLWESTAAPEIRVQARQLAARLLA
- a CDS encoding sulfate ABC transporter permease, whose amino-acid sequence is MNVTASQTPRASIAGHPRRIALVVIGTSLTALLILLPLVAVFYYALREGWTVYVGHLKNQETVHAIWLTLLAALVAVPVNTVFGIMAAWTIAKFDFPGRRLLTSLIELPLSISPIVIGIAYLFVFGMQGLLGEWLSDHELIFFGYEFRFVFSVPAIVIVTTIVTMPFVFREVLPLMQTQGTSEELAAISLGASGWKTFLKVTLPNIKWALIYGISLTFARSLGEFGSVAVVSGAVRGETNTMTLQIHMLFDDASQTGAFAVASILTSIALVTMLVKTWVERREARRLAEGTGLNSE
- the cysT gene encoding sulfate ABC transporter permease subunit CysT — its product is MSHQRVIPGFGYTLGGTLLFLSFATLLPLGALVLKAAGLSWAEFWSYISDPRAVATYKVTLTSALLATFFNVILGLLVAWILVRYDFPGRRFLDAAVDLPFALPTAVAGLTLATLLVPTGLIGQLFAPFGWKISYALPGMVIAMTFTSFPFVVRTVQPVLADLDPHLEEASMNLGAGQVLTFWKVILPELLPALLAGTTLSLVRALGEFGAVVFIAGNLPFKTEISSLLIYIRVGESDYAGAAALATVILASALVVLVVMNIIQGRLYRRLHG
- a CDS encoding sulfate ABC transporter substrate-binding protein yields the protein MKRSLILGLTALLGLASPAAHAAQEILNASYDVSRELFIDVNKGFVPYWKQKSGEDVTVKQTHQGSSKQALAIREGLRADVVTFNQVNDVQILADSKLVAKDWVGKFPHNSSPFYSVHSILVRKGNPKAIKDWSDLAKPGVTIVQVNPKTGGNGRYAVLAYYAAGLEASGGDTAKARELLKGILANVVVFESGGRAATSTFTEREIGDVLVTFESETSAFAASGKFEVITPSVSILSEFPVAVVDKVAKKKGTEAVSKAYLDYLYTPEAQEIVARNFYRPRNEEVAKRYADKFAPVKVLEVDSTFGGWAKATTDFFDNGALVDTLLKEIAAAR